The segment CCGACCGCTACATCACCGGCCGCCAGCTGCCCGACAAGGCCATCGACCTCATCGACGAGGCGTCGTCGCGCCTGCGGATGGAGCACGAGTCCTCGCCCGAGGAGATCGACCAGCTCCGCCGCCGGGTCGAGCGGCTCAAGATGGAGGAGTTCGCGCTCGCGAAGGAGACCGACGCCGCCTCTGCCGACCGGCTCACCGTGCTGCGCAAGGACCTCGCCGACCGCGAGGAGGAGCTGCGCGAGCTCGAGACCCGCTGGGAGCGCGAGAAGGACCAGCTCCAGGGCGAGGGTGAGCTGCGCCGCCGGCTCGACCAGCTCAAGATCGAGGCCGAGAAGAAGCTGCGCGAGGGCGACCTCGCCGGTGCCTCGGAGATCCAGTACGGCCAGGTCCCCGCGCTCGAGAAGCAGATCGACGAGGTCGAGAAGGCCGAGGCCGTCGACCTCGAGCCGCTCGTCGGCGAGGAGGTCGGCGCCGAGCAGATCGCCGACGTCGTGGAGGCGTGGACCGGCATCCCCACCGGCAAGATGCTGCAGGGCGAGACCGCCAAGCTGCTCGAGATGGAGTCGGTCATCGGTGAGCGCCTGATCGGCCAGCGCGAGGCCGTCACCGCGGTCAGCGACGCCGTACGCCGATCACGCGCCGGCATCTCCGACCCCAACCGGCCGACCGGGTCGTTCCTCTTCCTCGGGCCCACCGGCACGGGCAAGACCGAGCTCGCCAAGGCGCTCGCGGACTTCCTCTTCGACGACGAGCGGGCGATCGTTCGCATCGACATGAGCGAGTACAGCGAGAAGCACTCGGTCTCGCGGCTCGTCGGTGCACCTCCCGGCTACGTCGGCTACGACGAGGGCGGCCAGCTGACCGAGGCCGTGCGGCGACGCCCCTACAGCGTCGTCCTCCTCGACGAGGTCGAGAAGGCGCACCCCGAGGTCTTCGACATCCTGCTGCAGGTGCTCGACGACGGCCGGCTCACCGACGGCCAGGGGCGCACGGTCGACTTCCGCAACACGCTGCTGATCCTGACCTCCAACCTCGGGTCCAACTTCCTGGTCGACCCGAACCTGATGCCGGACACGAAGAAGATGTCGGTGATGGGGGTCGTGCGCTCGCACTTCAAGCCCGAGTTCCTCAACCGGCTCGACGAGGTCGTCCTGTTCGAGGCCCTGTCGAAGGACGACCTGGCCCACATCGTCGACCTGCAGCTCGCGCTGCTCGAGCAGCGGCTCGCGGTCCGGCGGATCACCATCTCGGTGACCGACGCCGCCCGCGCCTGGCTCGCCGACACCGGCTACGACCCGGCCTACGGCGCCCGGCCGCTGCGCCGACTGATCCAGTCGGCCATCGGCGACCCGCTCGCCCGGCTGCTGATCGCCGGCACGGTCGCCGACGGTGGCGCGGTGACGGTGGACGTCGGCGACGACGGGCTCGTGCTCACCTGATCGGGCCGTCCCAGTCCCAGTGGGTCAGCGACAGGTCGTCCGGGACGTCGTCCTTCGAGCGTCCCCAGGCCTGGAACGGTCCGGTCGCGGCCCACGTGACGTAGTCGGTGATCGCCCGGCGAACCTTCGGGTCGTCGGGCACACCGGCCTCGTCGAAGGACTCGACGACGCACCGGACGAAGCGCGGGCTCGCGGTGACGGCGTAGTCGCCCTCGCCGGCGTGCAGGCGCTGCACGTGCGACTCGCTGCCGCCCATCGCGGTGGTGTAGGTCGGCGGGCCGCCGAGTGCCTCGGCCCAGTAGGCCGCCAGCCGCTCGGTGTGGTCGGGCTGGTTGTCGGCGTGGGAGAAGGGGTGGTTGAGCAACGGGTCGGCCAGGCAGCGCTGGTGCGTCGCCTCGGCCAGCCGGACGAAGACCTCCATGCCGCCGGCCGCCTCGTAGATCGTGCTCACCCGTCGATCGTCGTACAACGAGTGCCGTTGGTCGAGACGGTTCTCAGCGCCACCTCAGCCGGCTGCGGGATGCTGGGGGCGTGAGCACCACGACCGAGGCGACGAGACCGTGGTGGCGACTCCGGGACACGCCCGTCCCGGGTGGCGTGCCCGACCTGGCGAAGGCGCTGCTGTGGACCGAGCTCGCGCTCGTGCTGCTCGTCTCGCTCGGCCGGAGCGCGGTCTACTCGATCGTCAGCATCGTCTCGGCACTCACCGCCCCGGGACCGCTGTCGTCGCAGGCGGCCAACCTGAACAACTCCCTCGCCCCCGACCGGCCGTGGCTCGACCTGACCTACCAGCTGCTGCGGGTCGCCTTTGCGCTCGTGCCGGTGGCATTGGCGGCGTACCTGCTGGTGCGCTCCGGCAGCAGGCTCAAGGACGTCTGGGCACGTGACGGGGGCTGGAGCACCCTCGGCGACTGGGGGCGCGGCGCCCTGCTGGCGGCCGGCGTCGGCTCGGTCGGCGTGGTCTTCTACCTCGCGACCTTCGCGCTCGGCACCAACCTGACGGTCGTCGCCCAGTCGTTGCCGGGGGAGTGGTGGCGGGTGCCGGTGCTGGTGCTGGCGGCCGCGCAGAACGCCGTGCTGGAGGAGTTCATCGTCCTCGGCTTCGTGCAGGTGCGGTTGCGCCAGATCGGGTTCGGCGACACCGCCGCCATCGGACTGGCGGCCCTCCTGCGCGGCAGCTACCACCTCTACCAGGGGCTCGGCGGCTTCATCGGCAACCTCGCGATGGGGCTGCTGTTCGGCTGGCTCTTCCGCCGCTGGGGGCGGGTGATGCCGTTCGTGGTCGCCCACACGCTGCTCGACGTGGGCGCGTTCGTGGGGTACGCCGTGCTCGCCGGGCGGGTCGACTGGCTGCCGACCCTGTGACCCGCCCGGCGGCGGGCGGTCAGCGGCGGATCTTGATGCTCTTCGAGCTCGTCCGGGCCTTCTCGTAGCCCTTCTTCTTGGCCGTCACACGGACCGAGATCTTCTTGCCGCGGTCCTTGGCGCGGACGCGGTAGGTCGCCTTCTTGGCGCCCTTGATCTTCTTCCCGTTCTTCAGCCACTGGTAGCGCACCTTGACGCTCTTCTTGGCGGGCTTGGGCTTCCAGCCCTTCACCTTGACCGAGAGCACCCGGCCGGCGCGCGGCACGCCGCGGAGCTTGGGCCGCTTCGTGCGGAACAGCGCCTTGCCGACCACGACGGACGCATCCGGAGCGGCGACCGTCGCGTAGAACGGCGCGGAGCCGAGCACCTGCAGCGTGAGGGTCTTGCCGATGTCACGACGTCCCAGCTTGAAGGTGCTCGCCGTGGCGCCGGGGACGGCGACGCCGTCGAGCCACCACTGGTAGCTCAGGTTGACGGCCGGCGACCACGCCGTCGACGTCGCCTCCGCGGTGCCCTTGAAGCGGGGGCGTCCGGCGATGGCGGCCGTGCCCGGGTAGATCTGCGACTGGCGGTAGCCAGCGACGGCCGCCATCTGCTCGTTGATCGCCTGCACGTTGTTGGTGGCCCCAGTGCCCTGGACGCGCCCGTTGTAGGCGACGTTGGGGTTGGAGAAGTAGCCGATCCGGGTGCAGTTGACCTGGGCGCGGACGCACTGGTCGTAGTAGGCCATCACCGTGATCGTCTGTGCGGCCACGTCGACGTAGCCGCGGGCGTAGGGCTTCCCCTCGGTCGGCGGCTGGAACGCCCCGGCGTCGTGGTGGGCGCTGAGGTTGTGCCCGACCTCGTGGGCGAACGCGCGGAACTCGGTGGCGCAGGCGGCGGCGTAGACGACCGACCAGGCGGCGTACTGCGGGTCGTACTGCGGGTCCGTGCCGCCGAGGTAGGCGATGCCGCACGACGCGCCGCCCGGCACGCTGCCGGCCAGCCAGAGGCTGACCAGGTCGGCGTGGGTCTCCTCGCGCAGCGCCTGTGCCTCGTCGAAGATGCCGTCGCCTGGCGTGCCGAGCGCCTTGAGGTTGGTGACCAGGTCGGCGGACTGCGTCGCGGCGACCTGGCGGGTGCCCACCAGCCGCACCCGGGTGCCCACGCCGGAGCTGGCGAAGGCCTCGTTGGTCTGGGTGATGCCCAGCGCGAACTGGGCCTCCATCGCGGGCTGCCCCATCTGCGCGACCAGCTGCGCGGGGTAGACGATGGCGATGTCGACCGTGTCGGGCGCGTCTGCGGCAGCGATCGGCGCCCGTGCGTCGGCGCTTCCAGCGGTGTCGCGCTGCGCGCGCGGCTGCGTGCCGTGGTCGTGGGACTCGGCCTTGCCCGGACGCTCGGGAACGATGACGTCGTCGCCGCCCGGCGGGTCGCCCGCCTCGTTGACGACGTAGTCGCCCTCGGGCGTGCTGTGCACCTCGTAGGTGCCGTGCTCGACGGAGGCGACGTTGATGTGGGTGACCCCGCCGACCACGACACCGGTGACGCTGCCCTTCTCGCCGATGATGCCGCCGGACCACGACGTGATCCCCGCGGCGTCGGTGCGCCGGTCGACGGCGGCGGTGACGGTGGTGTCGTCGAACAGCGCGAGGCTGATGCGGTCGCCGGTGCGTACGGCGTCGAGCGCGGCGGCGTCGACGTCGACGGCACGCGATCGCTCACCGCC is part of the Nocardioides cavernae genome and harbors:
- the clpB gene encoding ATP-dependent chaperone ClpB; this translates as MSQFGAEKFTTRSREVVEAAQLAATTGGNTTTEPIHLLVALLKQEDGATRSLVQKAGVDPVVLLAQAEGVQQQLPRATGSTVQQPSASASLTRVLAQALDLAASMKDDYVATDHLLVATATVESSAQKVLTDASLTAAGLREAITAVRGNRRVTSESAEASYESLEKYSVDLTKSAEDGRLDPVIGRDAEIRRVIQVLSRRTKNNPVLIGEPGVGKTAVVEGLAQRVVAGDVPDSLKGRRVLSLDLAAMVAGAKYRGEFEERLKAVLEEIKDAGGQVITFIDELHTVVGAGAGGDSAMDAGNMLKPMLARGELHMIGATTLDEYRERIEKDPALERRFQQVFVGEPSVEDTIQILRGIQEKYEAHHGVRITDAALVAAATLSDRYITGRQLPDKAIDLIDEASSRLRMEHESSPEEIDQLRRRVERLKMEEFALAKETDAASADRLTVLRKDLADREEELRELETRWEREKDQLQGEGELRRRLDQLKIEAEKKLREGDLAGASEIQYGQVPALEKQIDEVEKAEAVDLEPLVGEEVGAEQIADVVEAWTGIPTGKMLQGETAKLLEMESVIGERLIGQREAVTAVSDAVRRSRAGISDPNRPTGSFLFLGPTGTGKTELAKALADFLFDDERAIVRIDMSEYSEKHSVSRLVGAPPGYVGYDEGGQLTEAVRRRPYSVVLLDEVEKAHPEVFDILLQVLDDGRLTDGQGRTVDFRNTLLILTSNLGSNFLVDPNLMPDTKKMSVMGVVRSHFKPEFLNRLDEVVLFEALSKDDLAHIVDLQLALLEQRLAVRRITISVTDAARAWLADTGYDPAYGARPLRRLIQSAIGDPLARLLIAGTVADGGAVTVDVGDDGLVLT
- a CDS encoding globin domain-containing protein, translated to MSTIYEAAGGMEVFVRLAEATHQRCLADPLLNHPFSHADNQPDHTERLAAYWAEALGGPPTYTTAMGGSESHVQRLHAGEGDYAVTASPRFVRCVVESFDEAGVPDDPKVRRAITDYVTWAATGPFQAWGRSKDDVPDDLSLTHWDWDGPIR
- a CDS encoding CPBP family intramembrane glutamic endopeptidase, whose product is MSTTTEATRPWWRLRDTPVPGGVPDLAKALLWTELALVLLVSLGRSAVYSIVSIVSALTAPGPLSSQAANLNNSLAPDRPWLDLTYQLLRVAFALVPVALAAYLLVRSGSRLKDVWARDGGWSTLGDWGRGALLAAGVGSVGVVFYLATFALGTNLTVVAQSLPGEWWRVPVLVLAAAQNAVLEEFIVLGFVQVRLRQIGFGDTAAIGLAALLRGSYHLYQGLGGFIGNLAMGLLFGWLFRRWGRVMPFVVAHTLLDVGAFVGYAVLAGRVDWLPTL
- a CDS encoding reprolysin-like metallopeptidase; amino-acid sequence: MPITVPTRSTSRTLVGVAGLCVLALAATAAPVTMATASQDDRRPVDLLSPASAARTTADAEAPGGERSRAVDVDAAALDAVRTGDRISLALFDDTTVTAAVDRRTDAAGITSWSGGIIGEKGSVTGVVVGGVTHINVASVEHGTYEVHSTPEGDYVVNEAGDPPGGDDVIVPERPGKAESHDHGTQPRAQRDTAGSADARAPIAAADAPDTVDIAIVYPAQLVAQMGQPAMEAQFALGITQTNEAFASSGVGTRVRLVGTRQVAATQSADLVTNLKALGTPGDGIFDEAQALREETHADLVSLWLAGSVPGGASCGIAYLGGTDPQYDPQYAAWSVVYAAACATEFRAFAHEVGHNLSAHHDAGAFQPPTEGKPYARGYVDVAAQTITVMAYYDQCVRAQVNCTRIGYFSNPNVAYNGRVQGTGATNNVQAINEQMAAVAGYRQSQIYPGTAAIAGRPRFKGTAEATSTAWSPAVNLSYQWWLDGVAVPGATASTFKLGRRDIGKTLTLQVLGSAPFYATVAAPDASVVVGKALFRTKRPKLRGVPRAGRVLSVKVKGWKPKPAKKSVKVRYQWLKNGKKIKGAKKATYRVRAKDRGKKISVRVTAKKKGYEKARTSSKSIKIRR